One genomic segment of Erysipelotrichaceae bacterium 66202529 includes these proteins:
- a CDS encoding ABC transporter substrate-binding protein, which translates to MKKISCMLLAALMAVAVSGCSDNKEASKEKETAKKVTLILDYLPNTNHTGFYVAKDKGYFKEEGLDVDIIEPGDDATSATLVAANKGEFGVSYQEDVTYARTAEEPLPIRAIATIIQHNTSGFVSLKKEHINTPKDFEGKVYAGWQAPSEEAVIKAVMKAAKADFSKLTMVGADGSGFASLGKTVDIQWEFEGWAVTKGRMEGYDLNYIPLRELDERLDYYTPVIITSEKMIKEDPETVQRFMNAVKKGYEFAISNPDASAEILSKYAPDYDLKFLKKSQQFLSSEYAKDAEGWGVMKDSVWDNYTAFMYENKLINEKIKADEQYTNTFVK; encoded by the coding sequence ATGAAGAAAATTAGCTGTATGCTGCTGGCTGCATTGATGGCTGTTGCAGTAAGCGGATGCTCCGATAATAAGGAAGCATCCAAGGAGAAGGAAACGGCAAAGAAGGTAACGCTGATTCTTGATTATTTACCGAATACCAATCATACCGGATTTTATGTTGCTAAGGATAAAGGGTATTTCAAGGAGGAAGGTCTGGATGTGGATATCATCGAGCCTGGGGATGATGCCACAAGTGCAACACTGGTCGCCGCAAACAAGGGAGAGTTCGGTGTCAGCTATCAGGAGGATGTGACCTATGCGAGAACGGCGGAGGAACCGTTGCCGATCCGGGCGATTGCGACAATCATTCAGCATAACACGAGCGGCTTTGTGTCATTGAAAAAAGAACATATCAATACACCGAAGGATTTTGAAGGCAAGGTGTATGCAGGCTGGCAGGCACCGAGTGAGGAGGCTGTTATCAAGGCGGTTATGAAGGCGGCGAAGGCGGATTTCTCTAAGCTGACAATGGTTGGTGCAGATGGAAGCGGCTTTGCGTCTCTTGGAAAAACAGTGGATATTCAGTGGGAGTTTGAAGGCTGGGCTGTGACAAAGGGAAGAATGGAAGGCTATGACTTAAATTACATACCGCTGCGTGAGCTGGATGAGCGTTTGGATTATTACACACCTGTTATCATTACAAGTGAGAAAATGATCAAGGAGGATCCGGAAACAGTTCAGAGATTTATGAATGCAGTGAAGAAGGGATATGAATTTGCAATTTCAAATCCGGATGCGTCCGCAGAGATTCTGAGTAAATATGCACCGGATTATGATCTGAAGTTTTTGAAAAAGAGCCAGCAGTTTTTAAGCAGTGAATATGCAAAGGACGCAGAAGGCTGGGGTGTTATGAAGGATTCTGTATGGGATAACTATACTGCCTTTATGTATGAGAATAAGCTGATTAACGAAAAAATCAAAGCGGATGAGCAGTATACGAATACGTTTGTGAAATAA
- a CDS encoding hydrolase TatD: MIIDAHMHMDSATTPEILKQQGITCIVNAATPKEYSKLKKLQAENPAIWISAGIHPWQADTVTWDEMLPMLKETKIIGEIGLDSVWCKTDEALQYSVFEQQLTFAQQQKKPVILHLKGKEKAALKLLRRYENRYLVHWYSCADWLWEYINMGCWFTVGPSLLSDEAVQQVAASVPLERLLVETDGISACAWCENRAVTPHEHGAILKRSMLRISEMRNIPYEQLERQLQQNCEAFLQTTLR; the protein is encoded by the coding sequence ATGATCATTGATGCACATATGCATATGGACTCTGCAACCACACCGGAAATTTTAAAGCAGCAGGGTATCACCTGTATTGTGAATGCGGCAACGCCAAAGGAATACAGCAAGCTGAAAAAGCTGCAGGCGGAAAACCCGGCGATATGGATCAGTGCCGGTATCCATCCATGGCAGGCGGATACAGTCACATGGGATGAGATGCTGCCAATGCTAAAGGAAACGAAAATTATTGGAGAGATCGGATTGGATTCCGTCTGGTGTAAAACGGATGAGGCTCTGCAGTATAGCGTGTTTGAACAGCAGCTTACGTTTGCACAGCAGCAGAAAAAGCCGGTCATTTTGCATCTGAAGGGAAAAGAGAAAGCGGCGCTAAAGCTGTTGCGGCGTTATGAAAACCGCTATCTTGTACACTGGTATTCCTGTGCGGACTGGCTTTGGGAATATATCAATATGGGCTGCTGGTTCACAGTCGGGCCTTCCTTATTGTCAGATGAAGCCGTGCAGCAGGTGGCAGCCTCCGTCCCCCTGGAGCGTCTGCTTGTGGAAACTGATGGTATCTCAGCCTGTGCATGGTGTGAGAACCGTGCAGTGACACCGCATGAGCATGGTGCAATCTTAAAGCGCAGTATGCTGCGCATCAGTGAAATGCGCAATATTCCATATGAGCAGCTAGAGCGGCAGCTGCAGCAAAACTGTGAGGCATTCCTGCAAACAACCCTGCGCTAA
- the rpsJ gene encoding 30S ribosomal protein S10, giving the protein MAKNSVRIRLKAYEHRILDASAEKIVQAAQAHGAKKIVGPVPLPTEKQVVTILRAVHKYKDSREQFEIRTHKRLIEIVGPTAETIDSLSRLELPSGVDIEIKL; this is encoded by the coding sequence ATGGCAAAAAATAGCGTAAGAATTCGCTTAAAAGCTTATGAGCACAGAATCTTGGATGCATCCGCAGAAAAGATCGTGCAGGCAGCACAAGCTCACGGTGCTAAAAAAATTGTTGGACCAGTACCTCTTCCAACTGAAAAGCAGGTAGTAACAATCCTGCGTGCGGTACACAAATACAAAGACTCTCGCGAGCAGTTCGAGATCAGAACTCACAAACGTTTAATTGAGATTGTCGGACCTACAGCAGAAACAATCGACTCACTGAGTCGTCTGGAGCTGCCAAGTGGTGTTGACATCGAAATTAAGCTGTAA
- the rplD gene encoding 50S ribosomal protein L4: MPKMVVLSQTGKELKEITLADTVFGIEPNQQCIFDAVIMQRASMRQGTHDTKNRTEVRGGGRKPWRQKGTGRARQGSIRATQWRGGGIVFGPTPRNYGYKLNKKVRRLALKSALSEKVLENAMGVVDKFELEAPKTKAFNQIVADINAPKKTLFVVSEGEDFENAFLSMRNIPTMMMLTADGLNVYDIVNANKIVFTEAAVKDVEEALA; encoded by the coding sequence ATGCCTAAGATGGTCGTATTAAGCCAAACTGGTAAAGAGCTGAAAGAAATCACTCTTGCAGATACAGTATTTGGCATCGAGCCAAATCAGCAATGTATCTTCGATGCTGTCATTATGCAGAGAGCATCCATGCGTCAGGGTACTCACGATACCAAAAACCGTACAGAAGTACGCGGTGGCGGACGTAAGCCTTGGCGTCAGAAGGGAACCGGACGTGCTCGTCAGGGATCCATTCGTGCTACACAGTGGAGAGGCGGAGGAATCGTATTCGGCCCGACTCCTAGAAACTATGGCTACAAGCTGAACAAAAAAGTTCGTCGTCTGGCTCTGAAATCAGCTCTGTCTGAGAAGGTGCTGGAAAACGCAATGGGCGTTGTTGACAAGTTTGAGCTGGAAGCTCCAAAAACAAAGGCGTTCAACCAGATTGTCGCTGATATCAACGCACCAAAGAAAACCTTATTCGTAGTATCTGAAGGTGAAGATTTTGAAAATGCATTCCTGAGCATGAGAAACATCCCTACTATGATGATGCTTACTGCTGATGGATTAAATGTTTACGATATCGTAAATGCTAACAAAATCGTCTTTACAGAAGCTGCTGTGAAAGATGTTGAGGAGGCACTTGCATAA
- a CDS encoding ATP-binding cassette domain-containing protein → MKLQVEDMAISFNSRRILEHVSFHVEKGEFVALIGPSGCGKSTLLNILAGLLDSEQGTFSVDDVRVQGVSSHFAYMPQDDLLLPWKNILDNVCLYGRIHGHVKEAKESALQEFETFGLKGYEYAYPNELSGGMRQRAAFLRTALCSADILLLDEPFGALDVITRNDMQDWLLKLRKELNRTMLLVTHDIDEALYLADRILILGGSPASICKEITLQRCEKSREWLYDQGELKKEIYQLLKEGVYDH, encoded by the coding sequence ATGAAATTACAAGTGGAGGATATGGCAATCTCTTTCAACAGCAGAAGGATTCTGGAGCATGTCAGCTTTCATGTGGAGAAAGGTGAATTTGTGGCACTGATCGGGCCCAGCGGCTGTGGGAAATCAACGCTGCTGAATATACTGGCTGGACTTCTGGACAGTGAGCAGGGTACCTTTTCTGTGGATGATGTGCGTGTGCAGGGAGTTTCCTCACACTTTGCCTATATGCCGCAGGATGACCTGCTGCTGCCATGGAAGAATATTCTGGATAATGTCTGTCTGTATGGCAGGATACACGGACATGTTAAAGAGGCGAAGGAAAGCGCATTGCAGGAGTTTGAGACCTTTGGCTTAAAAGGTTATGAATATGCGTATCCAAATGAGCTGTCCGGGGGGATGCGGCAGCGTGCTGCGTTTCTTCGCACAGCCTTATGCAGTGCCGATATACTGCTGCTGGATGAGCCCTTTGGTGCGCTGGATGTCATTACACGCAATGATATGCAGGATTGGCTGCTGAAACTGAGGAAAGAGTTAAACAGAACGATGCTGCTGGTGACCCACGATATTGATGAGGCGCTGTATCTGGCAGACCGTATTCTGATTTTGGGGGGCTCACCCGCTTCCATCTGCAAGGAGATCACTTTGCAGCGATGTGAAAAAAGCCGGGAATGGCTGTATGATCAGGGGGAGCTGAAGAAGGAGATTTATCAGCTTCTGAAGGAGGGCGTTTATGATCATTGA
- the rplC gene encoding 50S ribosomal protein L3 — protein sequence MKGILGRKLGMTQVFTEDGTLIPVTVVEACPNVVLQKKTVENDGYEAVQLGFEDVKETRSTKGEAGHAAKANTAPKRFVKEVRDSEFADLELGAEINVGIFSAGETVDVIGTSKGKGFNGTIVRNNAKIGPKSHGSGHHRHIGSLATNGITSRQGKIIKGTIMAGQEGGYRTTNQNLTVIKVDVENNYLLIKGNVPGPKRGMVMVRTAKCSKGNTEPVTLVDYTKEEE from the coding sequence ATGAAAGGTATTCTAGGACGTAAACTTGGGATGACACAGGTCTTCACAGAGGATGGAACGCTGATTCCTGTAACTGTAGTAGAGGCTTGTCCAAATGTTGTATTACAGAAGAAAACAGTGGAAAACGATGGATACGAAGCTGTACAGTTAGGTTTTGAAGATGTTAAGGAAACACGCAGCACAAAGGGTGAAGCCGGACATGCTGCAAAAGCGAATACGGCTCCGAAAAGATTCGTTAAGGAAGTTCGCGACAGCGAATTTGCTGATCTGGAGCTGGGTGCTGAAATCAACGTAGGAATCTTCAGCGCTGGAGAAACAGTAGATGTTATCGGTACATCAAAGGGTAAGGGATTCAATGGTACGATCGTTCGTAATAATGCGAAAATCGGTCCTAAGAGCCATGGTTCCGGACACCACAGACACATCGGTTCATTGGCTACCAACGGTATAACCTCCCGTCAGGGTAAGATTATCAAGGGTACCATCATGGCCGGTCAGGAGGGTGGTTACAGAACTACAAACCAGAACCTGACAGTGATCAAGGTTGATGTTGAAAACAACTACTTACTGATCAAAGGAAACGTGCCTGGACCAAAACGTGGAATGGTAATGGTACGCACTGCTAAATGTTCCAAGGGCAATACAGAGCCTGTGACATTAGTAGATTACACGAAAGAGGAGGAATAA